A single region of the Sphingobium sp. EP60837 genome encodes:
- a CDS encoding adenylate kinase: MNIILLGPPGAGKGTQASRLVESRGMVQLSTGDMLRAAVKAQTPIGLKAKAVMEAGELVSDEIVSGIIGEALDGLTAGTGVIFDGYPRTEAQAHSLDAILADRGRTLDHVIELDVDEDALVERITGRFTCASCGEGYHDSFKQPKVEGECDKCHGHDFKRRPDDNEETVRTRMAEYRAKTAPILPIYEARGIVSRVDGMADMDDVTAAIAAILDSSKS; the protein is encoded by the coding sequence ATGAATATCATTCTGCTGGGTCCTCCAGGAGCGGGTAAGGGCACGCAGGCCAGCCGTCTGGTTGAGAGCCGCGGCATGGTGCAGCTATCGACCGGCGACATGTTGCGTGCCGCCGTAAAGGCCCAGACGCCGATCGGCCTCAAGGCCAAGGCAGTGATGGAAGCGGGCGAGCTGGTTTCGGACGAGATCGTGTCCGGTATCATCGGCGAGGCGCTGGATGGTCTGACCGCCGGAACCGGTGTGATCTTCGACGGCTATCCGCGCACCGAGGCGCAGGCCCATTCGCTCGACGCCATCCTCGCGGATCGCGGCCGGACGTTGGATCATGTCATCGAACTCGACGTCGATGAGGACGCGCTGGTCGAGCGCATCACCGGCCGCTTCACCTGCGCCAGCTGCGGCGAAGGCTATCATGACAGCTTCAAGCAGCCGAAGGTCGAAGGCGAGTGTGACAAGTGCCACGGGCACGATTTCAAGCGCCGTCCAGACGATAATGAAGAAACCGTGCGGACCCGCATGGCTGAATATCGCGCCAAGACCGCGCCGATCCTTCCCATCTACGAAGCGCGCGGCATCGTGTCGCGGGTCGATGGCATGGCTGACATGGACGATGTGACGGCCGCGATTGCCGCGATATTGGACAGCAGCAAGTCCTGA
- a CDS encoding acyltransferase family protein, with the protein MSGPPHRTRLSELDALRGIGALCVLVFHYSTRFHELFPQAAHVPFSFPGGNYRVLLFFTISGFAIFFTLDRIGSVADFVVNRVARLYPAYLVAMLLTLSVEYLAKASQLLIGPAAILANITMLQGFAFLPEVDGAYWTLTVEIAFYFCMIALWKWVGMKWLEPMLALWLVLRGIYGFWPDMPERIVMLFVLRYVPFFVIGMLSYRVWAGRRRWRQQMPYAVLALLSVAAMESWDVTLIACLLLAGFAALIAGRLRWIAARPLLWIGGISYSFYLIHQHVGFVVMLKLAELGYSPWIAFSTAFLVALTLGTAINRLVERPVGEAILAWWRRRREKVRIPGEVAVDPT; encoded by the coding sequence GTGAGTGGACCGCCTCATCGAACCCGCCTGTCGGAATTGGACGCCTTGCGCGGGATCGGCGCTCTCTGCGTGCTGGTTTTCCATTATTCGACGCGCTTTCATGAGCTGTTTCCGCAGGCAGCGCATGTGCCGTTCAGCTTCCCGGGAGGCAATTACCGGGTATTGCTGTTCTTCACGATTTCCGGCTTTGCCATCTTCTTCACGCTCGATCGGATTGGCAGCGTCGCCGACTTTGTAGTGAACCGCGTTGCGCGGCTCTACCCCGCCTATCTCGTCGCGATGCTGCTGACGCTGTCCGTCGAATATCTCGCCAAAGCGTCCCAATTGCTGATTGGCCCTGCAGCGATCCTGGCCAATATCACCATGCTTCAGGGCTTTGCCTTCTTGCCGGAGGTGGATGGGGCCTATTGGACGTTGACGGTCGAGATCGCCTTTTACTTCTGCATGATCGCCCTGTGGAAATGGGTGGGGATGAAATGGCTGGAACCCATGCTCGCGCTTTGGCTGGTGCTGCGCGGGATCTACGGGTTCTGGCCGGACATGCCCGAACGCATCGTGATGCTCTTCGTGCTGCGCTATGTGCCGTTTTTCGTCATCGGCATGCTGTCTTATCGCGTCTGGGCGGGGCGACGCCGCTGGCGGCAGCAGATGCCTTATGCAGTGCTTGCGCTGTTGTCCGTTGCCGCGATGGAAAGCTGGGACGTGACGCTGATCGCCTGCCTGCTGCTGGCGGGCTTCGCCGCGCTGATTGCCGGCCGCCTGCGGTGGATCGCGGCGCGGCCGCTGCTGTGGATTGGCGGCATCAGCTATTCCTTCTACCTGATCCACCAGCATGTGGGCTTTGTCGTGATGCTGAAGCTGGCGGAGCTGGGTTACAGCCCATGGATCGCGTTTTCGACGGCCTTCCTCGTTGCCCTGACGCTCGGAACCGCGATCAATCGCTTGGTCGAGCGGCCCGTTGGCGAAGCTATTCTGGCCTGGTGGCGCAGGCGGCGTGAGAAGGTCAGGATACCGGGCGAGGTGGCGGTAGATCCCACCTGA
- a CDS encoding SRPBCC family protein yields MRRIFSAISAFALLGASAAHGAVTSIKDSGFAIENSVEIAADAQSVYALLAAPDRWWSSAHTYSGVAGNLTLEPRAGGCFCERLPGPGGSSGSVEHARVIFAAPHKQLRLSGALGPLQAEGVMGTLDITITPTKKGVRVTVGYVAGGYVRMGMAPIAPMVDKVLGEQLAQLKRVAEVRKP; encoded by the coding sequence ATGCGACGAATTTTCTCCGCGATCAGCGCTTTTGCCTTGTTAGGCGCGTCCGCCGCACATGGGGCCGTGACGTCGATCAAGGACAGCGGCTTCGCGATTGAAAACAGCGTCGAAATTGCTGCAGATGCCCAGAGCGTTTACGCGCTGCTCGCGGCCCCGGATCGCTGGTGGAGCAGCGCACACACCTATAGCGGCGTTGCGGGAAATCTCACCCTGGAGCCGCGCGCTGGAGGCTGTTTCTGTGAGCGCCTGCCGGGCCCCGGTGGCTCCTCCGGCAGCGTTGAACATGCCCGCGTCATTTTTGCCGCGCCCCATAAGCAATTGCGTCTATCGGGAGCCTTGGGACCGTTGCAGGCGGAAGGCGTCATGGGAACGCTCGATATCACCATTACCCCGACGAAGAAGGGCGTCCGGGTCACGGTGGGTTATGTGGCGGGCGGCTATGTACGCATGGGCATGGCCCCGATCGCGCCGATGGTGGATAAGGTTCTCGGGGAACAGCTTGCGCAGCTGAAACGGGTAGCAGAGGTTCGTAAGCCTTAG